One window from the genome of Prosthecobacter fusiformis encodes:
- a CDS encoding coproporphyrinogen-III oxidase family protein — MSTTLESPPHTAEKKVEQTEAGNYFVSNYPPFSFWKPDQVPVVEGVLARPAPTDIPLGVYFHIPFCRKRCHFCYFKVYTDKNASEIKAYIDAGMREMERFAKQPYISGRKAHFVYFGGGTPSYLSIPQLNDLTNRMKDLVSWDGAAEVAFEAEPGTLNEKKLTGIREVGVTRLSLGVENFDDHILESNGRAHRSGEVNKAYHFARTLGFEHINIDLIAGMMNETWENWKDTVAKGIALGPDAVTIYQMEVPYNTTMYKQMKEEGKVTAPVADWQTKRDWVSYAFDEFVKNGYTVTSAYTVVKDPERIKFVYRDALWEGADLLSCGVASFGHLGGVHYQNQAEVGPYMQAVDAGQLPIFRAYETSHEERFVREFILKLKLGHSEFGYYQEKFGQDPLTFFAPQLNYLQSEGFAKLTDKDITLTRDGLLQVDRLLHDFFLPQHRQYARYT, encoded by the coding sequence ATGTCCACCACCCTGGAATCCCCCCCTCACACCGCTGAGAAAAAGGTCGAGCAGACCGAAGCCGGCAATTATTTCGTCAGCAATTATCCCCCGTTCTCCTTTTGGAAGCCGGACCAGGTGCCTGTCGTTGAGGGCGTACTCGCCAGACCCGCGCCCACAGACATCCCCCTGGGAGTCTATTTCCACATCCCTTTTTGCCGCAAGCGTTGCCACTTCTGCTACTTCAAGGTCTATACCGATAAGAACGCCTCCGAGATCAAGGCCTACATCGATGCAGGCATGCGTGAGATGGAGCGCTTCGCCAAGCAGCCTTACATTTCCGGGCGCAAGGCCCACTTCGTCTATTTCGGCGGTGGCACCCCCAGCTACCTGAGCATCCCCCAACTGAACGACCTCACCAACCGGATGAAGGATCTCGTTAGTTGGGATGGCGCTGCGGAAGTCGCCTTCGAAGCTGAGCCGGGTACTCTCAACGAGAAAAAGCTCACCGGTATTCGTGAAGTCGGCGTCACCCGCCTGAGCCTCGGCGTGGAGAACTTTGATGATCACATCCTGGAAAGCAATGGCCGAGCCCATCGCAGTGGTGAGGTAAATAAAGCCTATCACTTCGCCCGCACCCTTGGTTTCGAACACATCAATATCGACCTCATCGCCGGGATGATGAATGAGACCTGGGAAAACTGGAAAGATACCGTCGCTAAGGGCATCGCTCTCGGGCCTGATGCCGTCACCATCTATCAGATGGAGGTGCCTTATAACACCACCATGTATAAGCAGATGAAGGAGGAGGGCAAAGTCACCGCCCCGGTGGCCGACTGGCAGACCAAGCGCGACTGGGTCAGCTACGCCTTTGATGAATTCGTCAAAAATGGTTATACCGTCACCAGTGCCTATACCGTGGTCAAAGACCCTGAGCGCATCAAATTCGTTTACCGCGATGCCCTTTGGGAAGGTGCTGATCTGCTGAGCTGTGGCGTTGCCTCTTTTGGCCACCTCGGCGGTGTTCACTATCAAAATCAGGCTGAAGTGGGACCCTACATGCAAGCTGTGGATGCTGGCCAGCTCCCCATCTTCCGGGCCTATGAAACCAGCCACGAAGAACGCTTCGTCCGCGAATTCATCCTCAAGCTGAAGCTCGGCCACAGTGAATTTGGATACTACCAGGAGAAATTTGGCCAGGATCCTTTAACCTTCTTCGCCCCTCAGTTGAACTACCTGCAGAGCGAGGGTTTTGCCAAGCTCACCGATAAAGACATCACGCTGACTCGCGACGGCCTGCTGCAAGTGGACCGTCTGTTGCACGATTTCTTCCTGCCCCAGCACCGCCAGTATGCCCGCTACACTTGA
- a CDS encoding thioredoxin family protein — protein MKKLITLLAAAIALPLLAADFPEGSPKFGTDYNAALEQAKKENKPVILVFSAAWCGPCQSMKKTVYPSKEVTPLHDKFVWAYLDIDQEANSTAATKYNVEGIPHIQFVGADGKDLGNQVGSSSSPEFAGTLEKVLSKTK, from the coding sequence ATGAAAAAACTGATCACTCTCCTAGCCGCCGCGATTGCCCTTCCTCTGCTCGCCGCTGATTTCCCTGAAGGCAGCCCAAAATTCGGCACAGACTACAATGCTGCGCTGGAACAGGCCAAAAAGGAAAACAAACCCGTCATCCTGGTCTTCTCTGCCGCTTGGTGTGGCCCTTGCCAGTCCATGAAAAAGACGGTTTATCCGAGCAAGGAAGTCACCCCCCTTCATGACAAATTCGTCTGGGCTTACCTGGACATTGATCAAGAAGCCAATTCCACGGCTGCTACTAAATACAATGTCGAAGGCATCCCCCATATCCAGTTCGTCGGAGCCGATGGCAAAGACCTGGGTAACCAGGTCGGCAGCAGCAGTTCCCCTGAATTCGCAGGCACTTTGGAAAAAGTCCTGAGCAAGACCAAATAA